A portion of the Malania oleifera isolate guangnan ecotype guangnan chromosome 3, ASM2987363v1, whole genome shotgun sequence genome contains these proteins:
- the LOC131151321 gene encoding phospholipase A1-Ialpha2, chloroplastic-like, which translates to MSLLTFSWDACHGPCLYRQVFPPKKNKLSSAGRSFVVSAISSAPAATTTIAKTTSSLAHAWREVQGSNDWKDLLKPLHSVLRDEIIRYGEFVNACYKGFEIDPSSKRYLNCKHGRKSLLRELGLGNSGYEVTKYIYATPHITTPIINAAFCGHWIGFIAVSSEDDVITRIGRRDILVTFRGTMTTTEWIVNLMSSLTPPRFDPQNPQSDVKVESGFLSLYTSDERNGKFGLGSCREQLLSELTRLINKFKGEELSITVAGHSMGSSLGVLFAYDVAELGLNRNCGLYRKIPITVFAFASPRVGNAGLKERCEELGVKVLRIANVRDPITKMPGVVFNENFRILGGRYEFPWSCSCYAHVGVELAINFFMMQNPAFVHDLEAYISLLRCQDQVQVQEVYDDTVINFLTWARKSFNCAQSFSTSMRVILTNAMVNLVEYQRTKNHIVLPIQPSFAQNKN; encoded by the coding sequence ATGAGCCTCCTTACATTTTCATGGGACGCTTGCCATGGGCCCTGCTTATACAGGCAAGTCTTTCCACCCAAGAAGAATAAACTCTCTTCTGCGGGGCGATCATTTGTGGTTTCTGCCATTTCAAGTGCACCAGCGGCAACAACAACAATTGCTAAAACTACGTCCAGTTTAGCTCATGCTTGGAGAGAAGTTCAAGGTTCCAACGATTGGAAAGATCTTCTAAAACCCCTGCATTCTGTCCTCCGTGATGAGATCATCCGATATGGTGAGTTTGTCAATGCATGTTACAAGGGATTCGAGATCGATCCGAGCTCGAAACGCTACTTAAACTGCAAGCATGGGAGGAAAAGCTTGTTAAGAGAACTTGGATTGGGAAATTCTGGTTATGAGGTAACCAAGTACATCTATGCCACCCCCCACATCACCACTCCAATAATAAATGCAGCATTTTGCGGCCACTGGATCGGATTCATTGCCGTGTCATCCGAGGACGACGTGATCACGAGGATAGGTAGAAGAGATATTTTGGTAACGTTTCGAGGGACAATGACAACTACGGAGTGGATCGTCAACCTAATGAGCTCCTTGACTCCGCCGCGGTTTGATCCTCAGAACCCACAGTCCGACGTTAAGGTTGAGTCGGGGTTTCTCAGCTTGTATACTTCGGACGAAAGGAATGGCAAGTTTGGGCTCGGAAGCTGTCGCGAGCAGCTTCTTTCTGAATTGACCCGGCTTATAAACAAGTTTAAAGGTGAGGAATTGAGCATAACTGTGGCTGGGCACAGCATGGGGAGTTCACTGGGTGTTCTGTTTGCCTACGATGTTGCCGAGCTTGGATTGAATAGGAACTGCGGATTGTACCGAAAAATCCCGATCACAGTTTTCGCATTCGCCAGCCCAAGAGTCGGGAATGCCGGCCTCAAGGAACGTTGCGAGGAGCTGGGTGTGAAAGTTCTAAGAATAGCCAATGTCAGGGACCCAATCACCAAGATGCCTGGGGTTGTGTTCAACGAAAATTTTAGGATTTTAGGAGGGAGATATGAGTTTCCATGGAGTTGCTCGTGTTACGCTCACGTGGGTGTTGAACTGGCGATCAACTTTTTCATGATGCAAAACCCTGCGTTTGTTCATGACCTTGAAGCTTATATAAGTTTACTGAGATGTCAGGATCAAGTGCAGGTTCAAGAGGTATACGATGATACGGTCATTAATTTCTTGACTTGGGCGAGGAAATCGTTCAACTGTGCACAAAGTTTCAGCACGTCGATGCGGGTGATCCTCACAAACGCCATGGTGAACTTAGTTGAGTACCAGAGGACTAAGAATCATATTGTGCTACCAATTCAACCATCATTTgcacaaaataaaaattag